From Marispirochaeta aestuarii, a single genomic window includes:
- a CDS encoding right-handed parallel beta-helix repeat-containing protein yields the protein MALLAKTVGFAAVMLCMLPMFLGGCTTETWGRSRTTLYTRAAEGAGETADGRIPERERLLVEMDRRREEGAAESRRLIEKFFPDSGTLVSEDPEAARAAEAGELKAASAAWWGFDAGDATDALAVALTAPVELLVIPAMEGPWISGPLEIDGPRHILFEPGAELLAREGDFRETRDTLLRVYRKEDLGLTGYGAGIAMRKSDYTKEPYQWSQHRHALAILESRNIRVEGFSIESAGGDGIYIGQRRGGPVPRNILLKNLVLRNNYRQGVSVISVDGFRMEYTHISHTGGTPPGAAIDFEPNSGLYGLTDCVVDSCLFEKNAGAALTVHLPNVLDTHPPVSILIRDSLILGNPLSLWVHGLGNGARGSLEFSNTRVRGLGITGRSESFRIIR from the coding sequence ATGGCACTATTGGCAAAGACCGTCGGTTTTGCTGCGGTGATGCTCTGCATGCTCCCGATGTTTCTGGGTGGCTGTACGACAGAAACCTGGGGCCGGTCGCGGACAACGCTGTACACCAGAGCCGCTGAGGGAGCCGGTGAAACGGCTGATGGGAGAATCCCTGAACGGGAACGCCTGCTTGTAGAGATGGACAGGCGCCGGGAAGAAGGCGCCGCGGAGTCCCGCCGGCTTATTGAGAAGTTTTTTCCTGATTCCGGGACGCTTGTATCTGAAGATCCGGAGGCGGCACGGGCGGCGGAGGCGGGGGAACTGAAGGCCGCCAGTGCAGCCTGGTGGGGTTTTGATGCCGGGGACGCCACGGATGCCCTGGCAGTAGCCTTGACCGCACCGGTGGAACTGCTTGTTATTCCCGCCATGGAAGGTCCGTGGATTTCCGGTCCCCTGGAAATAGACGGCCCCCGGCACATCCTTTTTGAACCCGGGGCGGAGCTCCTGGCAAGGGAGGGGGACTTCCGGGAGACCCGGGACACCCTGCTGCGTGTTTATCGAAAGGAGGATCTTGGCTTGACCGGCTACGGTGCCGGCATCGCCATGCGCAAGTCTGATTACACCAAAGAACCCTACCAGTGGTCCCAGCACCGGCATGCCCTTGCGATTCTGGAATCCCGGAATATCCGTGTTGAAGGCTTCTCCATCGAGAGCGCCGGGGGTGACGGGATCTACATCGGACAAAGAAGGGGCGGACCGGTTCCACGGAACATTCTGCTTAAGAACCTTGTGCTGCGGAACAACTATCGGCAGGGGGTTTCGGTTATCTCTGTGGACGGTTTCCGTATGGAATATACTCATATATCCCATACCGGCGGGACTCCTCCGGGAGCGGCCATCGATTTCGAACCCAACTCCGGACTGTACGGTCTGACCGATTGTGTCGTTGATTCCTGTCTCTTCGAGAAAAACGCCGGAGCGGCCCTTACGGTGCATCTTCCGAATGTGCTGGATACCCATCCTCCCGTGTCGATCCTGATACGGGACAGCCTGATTCTGGGAAATCCCCTCTCCCTGTGGGTCCACGGCCTTGGAAACGGCGCACGGGGCAGCCTGGAGTTCAGTAATACCCGGGTTCGCGGTCTCGGCATTACCGGGCGCTCGGAGAGTTTCAGGATTATCCGCTAA
- the rbsK gene encoding ribokinase, producing the protein MKNIVVVGSLNQDISISVRRLPVEGETVLARAVRKGIGGKGANQAIAASRLGGEVSMIGFVGNDSAGNEMLEAVKGGGVDCSGIGISDRERTGKAYITVDDAGRNTIVVDSGANSCVTPEFLETLLHDRIDANTIVLMQMEIPRESLLYGIEYAKKRNAFVILNPAPAAKLPREVYSGIDILTPNETELAILSSAAGKDIAAMSTDLVKNGTACVVVTLGAEGAGIILNGTGVRRVQAPSVNAVDTTGAGDCFNGALAAALAQGYRLDDAVLFAVRAASFSVSSFGTITSYPDESQMEMTFGGNA; encoded by the coding sequence ATGAAGAATATAGTCGTTGTCGGCAGTTTGAACCAGGACATTTCCATCAGCGTCAGGCGTTTGCCTGTAGAAGGAGAAACGGTTCTAGCCAGGGCTGTACGAAAAGGAATCGGAGGAAAAGGCGCGAACCAGGCCATCGCGGCTTCCAGGCTGGGAGGGGAGGTTTCCATGATCGGGTTCGTGGGGAATGACTCTGCGGGAAACGAAATGCTGGAGGCGGTTAAGGGCGGCGGAGTTGACTGTTCAGGAATCGGGATATCCGACCGGGAAAGGACAGGAAAAGCATATATCACGGTTGACGATGCAGGCAGGAATACTATCGTTGTCGATTCGGGAGCGAATTCCTGCGTAACGCCGGAATTCCTGGAGACGCTGCTGCACGACCGGATAGACGCCAATACGATCGTGCTTATGCAGATGGAGATCCCCCGCGAGTCGCTGCTGTATGGAATAGAGTATGCGAAAAAACGTAACGCTTTTGTCATCCTCAATCCGGCTCCCGCTGCAAAGCTCCCCCGGGAGGTCTATTCGGGCATCGACATACTGACGCCGAACGAAACGGAACTTGCAATTCTCTCTTCTGCGGCAGGCAAAGATATCGCCGCCATGTCGACGGACCTCGTAAAAAACGGTACGGCCTGTGTCGTGGTTACCCTGGGGGCAGAAGGTGCCGGGATAATCCTGAACGGTACTGGCGTCCGTCGCGTTCAGGCTCCTTCGGTGAATGCTGTTGATACTACCGGGGCCGGCGACTGCTTCAACGGCGCACTTGCTGCAGCCCTGGCACAAGGATATCGCCTTGATGATGCAGTTTTATTCGCGGTTCGTGCCGCATCCTTCAGTGTATCCAGCTTCGGTACAATAACCTCGTATCCTGATGAATCGCAGATGGAAATGACTTTTGGGGGAAATGCATGA
- a CDS encoding GDP-mannose 4,6-dehydratase codes for MRIIITGAAGFIGSNLSRRLIGGHRVIGIDNFDPFYDRRIKERNLVGLKDHTNFRLYEADITDASEMERIFQEEKPDLVVHLAARAGVRPSIENPAGYAETNINGTISLLQAARKAGVRDFVFASSSSVYGNTKEVPFSESSFVDHPISPYAATKKAGELICHTYSHLYGMRIASLRFFTVYGRGQRPDLAIAKFTRMIDHDEEIPFYGDGTTERDYTYIDDILDGIQGAVRWLLEQKEGTHEVFNLGESHTTTLSDLVATIEKALGKKARIKRLPMQPGDVLRTFADVSKARKAFGYNPSTLLAGGVEAYIKWYRENSGTRY; via the coding sequence ATGCGAATCATCATTACCGGGGCCGCCGGTTTTATCGGCTCAAATCTGTCCCGCCGCCTTATCGGCGGTCACAGAGTAATCGGCATAGATAATTTCGACCCCTTCTACGATCGACGGATCAAGGAGCGCAACCTGGTCGGTTTGAAGGATCACACAAACTTCCGCCTGTATGAGGCGGACATTACCGATGCTTCAGAAATGGAGAGGATATTCCAGGAAGAAAAACCGGATCTGGTGGTGCACCTGGCGGCCAGGGCGGGGGTTCGTCCCTCCATAGAAAACCCGGCGGGCTATGCCGAGACCAATATAAACGGCACCATCTCCCTTCTGCAGGCCGCCCGTAAAGCCGGAGTCCGGGATTTCGTCTTTGCCTCCTCCTCCTCGGTCTACGGTAATACGAAGGAAGTCCCCTTTTCCGAGAGCTCCTTCGTGGACCATCCCATCTCTCCCTACGCGGCCACCAAAAAAGCGGGAGAGCTGATCTGTCACACCTACAGCCATCTCTACGGTATGCGCATCGCCTCTTTGCGTTTTTTTACCGTCTACGGCAGGGGGCAGCGGCCGGACCTGGCTATCGCCAAGTTTACCCGCATGATCGACCATGACGAGGAGATCCCCTTTTACGGCGACGGAACGACTGAGAGGGACTACACCTATATCGACGATATCCTGGACGGTATTCAGGGGGCTGTCCGATGGCTTCTGGAACAGAAGGAAGGCACCCACGAAGTCTTCAATCTGGGAGAATCCCATACCACCACGCTGTCCGATCTGGTAGCGACCATCGAAAAGGCCCTCGGGAAAAAGGCGAGGATAAAGCGGCTCCCCATGCAGCCCGGGGATGTACTGCGTACTTTTGCGGACGTGTCAAAGGCCCGGAAAGCTTTCGGCTACAATCCTTCGACCCTGCTTGCCGGGGGGGTAGAGGCGTATATAAAGTGGTACCGGGAGAACTCCGGGACGAGATATTGA
- a CDS encoding FitA-like ribbon-helix-helix domain-containing protein: MPLLQVRDIPEDLYEKLSRVAEQDNRSIAQETIVLLKQALAYKESRISRRKRILHEISSNKVENADTFPDPADLLREDRGR; encoded by the coding sequence ATGCCCTTATTACAGGTCAGAGACATTCCGGAAGATTTGTATGAAAAACTATCCCGTGTTGCCGAGCAGGATAATCGAAGTATTGCTCAGGAAACAATTGTTTTATTGAAGCAGGCACTGGCCTACAAAGAAAGCAGAATCTCCAGACGAAAAAGGATTTTACACGAGATTAGCAGCAATAAAGTCGAGAATGCTGACACCTTTCCGGATCCGGCTGATTTGCTGCGGGAAGATCGAGGCAGATGA
- a CDS encoding LacI family DNA-binding transcriptional regulator: protein MAANIKDVARLAGVSITTVSQILNKKQDFPVREETRKRVIDAARELHYIPNPIARSLVQQKTRLVGMAVPDLRNPFFTEIALGCQEAAAQRGYRLQIANTNEDFDSELQQLHEFAAEKMDGIILVPAARRDSRKEQSSIFNLPIVNVDRTAGYPDICGSIYVNSEKGAYEAVSYLLRRGRRRIAFLAGPLSSKTVTDRLEGFRKALEENGLSCSEKDVFEGGFEQNWGFMITEKIISSESPYDAFFCGDDLIALGAISALQKKGLQVPGDIAVIGFDDIFVSELIYPKLTTVRQPSYDLGLRSMELLIKNIESEQDVPEKIITLESEFITRESA, encoded by the coding sequence GTGGCTGCGAACATAAAAGATGTCGCCCGTCTGGCGGGTGTTTCTATTACAACGGTTTCACAAATACTCAACAAGAAGCAGGATTTCCCGGTCCGGGAGGAAACCCGCAAGCGGGTTATCGATGCCGCCCGGGAACTGCACTATATACCCAATCCCATTGCACGCAGTCTGGTCCAGCAAAAGACCCGTCTTGTCGGTATGGCGGTACCCGATTTGCGAAACCCCTTTTTTACCGAGATCGCCCTGGGCTGCCAGGAAGCCGCCGCACAGAGGGGGTACCGACTGCAGATCGCCAATACAAACGAAGACTTCGACAGTGAACTTCAGCAGCTTCATGAGTTCGCCGCGGAAAAAATGGACGGAATTATCCTTGTTCCGGCCGCCCGAAGAGACAGCCGGAAAGAGCAGAGCAGCATCTTCAATCTGCCGATTGTAAACGTGGACAGAACGGCCGGTTATCCGGATATCTGCGGTTCAATATACGTGAACAGCGAAAAAGGCGCGTATGAAGCGGTCTCCTATCTTCTTCGCCGCGGAAGAAGGAGAATTGCCTTTCTGGCCGGACCCCTCAGCAGTAAAACGGTTACGGATCGTCTTGAAGGATTCAGAAAAGCCCTGGAAGAAAACGGGCTGTCCTGCAGTGAGAAGGACGTTTTTGAGGGAGGTTTCGAACAGAACTGGGGTTTTATGATAACGGAGAAAATCATTTCCTCCGAATCTCCCTACGATGCATTTTTCTGCGGCGATGACCTTATCGCTTTGGGGGCTATAAGCGCACTGCAGAAGAAGGGGTTACAGGTTCCCGGGGATATTGCGGTTATAGGGTTTGACGACATCTTTGTCTCGGAACTTATCTATCCCAAACTGACAACGGTACGTCAGCCCAGTTATGATCTCGGCCTGCGGTCGATGGAGCTTCTGATAAAGAACATTGAATCGGAGCAGGATGTTCCGGAAAAGATCATTACACTCGAATCTGAATTCATTACAAGAGAGTCTGCTTAG
- a CDS encoding type II toxin-antitoxin system VapC family toxin, translating to MIVVLDASAGIEIALVREKSAILSAVLEKATKVITSDLYKAETGNVIWKYYIAGLLKRDEVFRRLSYCDNLIDDYVDIAENNEEALIEGIRLNHSIYDLLYFTLARRKGAILMTLDKKLKEIAINNGIEVV from the coding sequence ATGATTGTTGTATTGGATGCCAGTGCGGGAATTGAGATAGCATTGGTACGGGAGAAATCCGCAATTTTATCTGCTGTTCTGGAAAAAGCCACGAAGGTTATTACTTCCGATTTGTATAAAGCAGAAACGGGGAACGTGATCTGGAAATACTATATCGCCGGGCTATTAAAAAGGGATGAAGTATTTCGGAGATTATCATACTGCGACAATTTAATAGATGACTATGTAGACATTGCCGAGAATAATGAAGAAGCCTTAATTGAAGGAATACGATTGAATCATTCAATTTATGATCTTCTATATTTCACCCTGGCCAGACGAAAAGGCGCAATATTGATGACTCTCGACAAAAAGCTTAAAGAGATCGCCATAAACAATGGAATCGAAGTGGTATAA
- a CDS encoding MraY family glycosyltransferase, giving the protein MHVLLTAPLMAFLISLASMPLIMKLSHRMGWYDDQDHRKIHTGEISRLGGLGFFSAYILTILVFTFVLERQFPLPDNWGFRFILVIIAGLLIFLFGVVDDLRNLHARNKIVIQLIAAVLVLAADFTFKRIAIPFFPDSLKFGLFRYPLTLIWIIGIINAVNMIDGSDGLAGGITSIAAISFGILFLTKENYQAAMGSFILAGAVWGFLVFNLPPAKLFMGDGGSQFLGFMVAVLPLIDQGSDHGESISLAHAMIILAIPISDTIAAVWRRLRDKKSVFSPDRSHLHHKLLNLGFSSRSLLAIIYSLQIALCVIAVPLTSHSQEVGVFLFLSAGLIVTLFFTVIHYTHKHVQKNKIRREEEE; this is encoded by the coding sequence ATGCACGTTTTACTTACGGCGCCCCTTATGGCATTCCTGATTTCCCTGGCTTCCATGCCGCTTATTATGAAGCTCTCCCATCGGATGGGCTGGTACGACGACCAGGACCATCGCAAGATACATACCGGCGAGATATCACGCCTGGGCGGCCTGGGTTTTTTCAGCGCCTATATACTGACAATCCTTGTTTTTACCTTTGTTCTGGAGCGCCAGTTTCCTCTGCCGGACAACTGGGGATTCCGCTTTATCCTGGTAATTATAGCCGGCCTGCTGATTTTCCTCTTCGGAGTAGTCGATGATCTGCGGAATCTTCATGCCCGGAATAAAATCGTCATACAGCTGATTGCCGCCGTTCTGGTGCTGGCTGCCGATTTCACCTTCAAGCGGATAGCGATCCCGTTTTTTCCCGATTCCCTTAAGTTCGGACTTTTCCGTTATCCCCTGACCCTGATCTGGATCATCGGCATCATCAATGCCGTCAACATGATAGACGGTTCCGACGGTCTGGCAGGAGGCATAACCTCCATCGCTGCCATCAGCTTCGGTATCCTCTTCCTGACCAAGGAAAACTACCAGGCAGCCATGGGCAGCTTTATCCTGGCAGGGGCTGTCTGGGGTTTTCTGGTTTTCAACCTGCCCCCGGCAAAGCTCTTTATGGGGGACGGAGGAAGTCAGTTCCTCGGATTCATGGTGGCCGTTCTGCCCCTGATCGACCAGGGATCCGACCATGGCGAAAGCATTTCCCTGGCCCACGCCATGATAATTCTGGCGATACCCATCAGCGACACCATCGCCGCCGTCTGGCGCCGCCTGCGGGACAAAAAAAGCGTCTTTTCCCCGGATCGCTCGCACCTGCACCACAAACTGCTGAACCTTGGATTCAGCAGCCGCAGCCTGCTGGCTATTATTTACTCCCTGCAGATAGCCCTCTGCGTAATCGCCGTACCACTGACCAGCCACTCCCAGGAGGTGGGGGTATTCCTTTTTCTGTCCGCGGGATTAATCGTCACCCTCTTTTTTACCGTGATCCACTATACCCACAAGCATGTTCAGAAAAACAAGATACGGCGGGAAGAAGAGGAGTAG
- a CDS encoding glycosyltransferase family 4 protein, with protein sequence MEKEHIVISYNGCWYVWNTRRPLIQALQNAGYRLSVVAPRDDYTEKLIEMGLGYRDIELDAKGINPLRDLKTLSQYKRIYRELSPSIILQYTIKPNIYGSIAAKGLGIPVVNNITGLGTVFERHGPLQAAVRMLYRYAFSRADMIFFQNSDDRRLFLDGKLVRKHQTGRLPGSGVNPDYFAPRPRPEGPFCFLFVGRLLKAKGVEDFIAAAEKVKARHPEVRFMLVGPYDSSDPWAADKKLLNSAEERGIIEVPGPTDEIREALAQADCMVLPSRYREGVPRSLLEAASMGKPLIAADSVGTREPVMDGINGFLCRPGDTADLADKMEKMLNLSDTEIEAMGKASRKLVKENFDEAIVINTYLQTVDDILKGRG encoded by the coding sequence ATGGAGAAAGAGCACATAGTCATATCCTACAACGGCTGCTGGTACGTCTGGAACACCCGCAGGCCCCTTATCCAGGCCCTGCAGAATGCGGGCTACCGTTTAAGCGTCGTTGCTCCCCGGGACGATTACACCGAAAAGCTGATCGAAATGGGCCTGGGGTACCGGGATATAGAACTCGACGCCAAGGGAATCAATCCCCTCCGGGACCTGAAGACCCTGTCCCAGTACAAGCGGATCTACCGGGAACTCTCTCCTTCAATCATACTGCAGTATACGATAAAACCCAACATTTACGGTTCCATTGCAGCCAAAGGGCTGGGGATACCCGTCGTCAACAACATTACCGGCCTGGGAACCGTCTTCGAACGCCACGGGCCGCTGCAGGCGGCTGTACGCATGCTCTACCGTTACGCCTTCAGCCGGGCGGACATGATCTTTTTCCAGAACAGCGACGACCGCAGGCTCTTTCTTGACGGCAAACTCGTTCGTAAACATCAGACCGGGCGGCTTCCCGGCTCAGGGGTCAATCCCGATTACTTTGCACCCCGTCCTCGACCGGAGGGGCCCTTCTGCTTCCTCTTCGTCGGCCGGCTTCTGAAAGCCAAGGGGGTGGAAGATTTTATCGCCGCTGCGGAGAAGGTCAAAGCCCGGCATCCGGAGGTCCGATTTATGCTGGTCGGACCCTACGACAGCAGCGATCCCTGGGCGGCAGACAAGAAGCTCCTGAACTCCGCAGAGGAACGGGGCATCATAGAAGTCCCCGGCCCCACCGACGAGATCCGGGAGGCTCTGGCCCAGGCGGACTGCATGGTCCTGCCTTCCCGCTATCGTGAAGGGGTGCCCCGCTCACTCCTCGAAGCAGCTTCCATGGGAAAGCCCCTTATCGCCGCGGACTCCGTGGGGACCCGGGAACCGGTTATGGACGGAATCAACGGCTTCCTGTGCCGCCCCGGAGACACCGCGGATCTGGCGGACAAGATGGAAAAGATGCTGAATCTTTCAGACACGGAAATAGAGGCCATGGGAAAGGCCTCCAGGAAACTGGTAAAAGAAAACTTTGATGAGGCGATTGTAATAAACACCTACCTGCAAACTGTCGATGATATATTAAAAGGCAGAGGTTAA